The sequence CTCCACAGGGACCCTGCAGCACTGTGGCTGTGGCCCAGGGTGAGTGTGGTCACCAGCCTCCCAAGGTCCGTCAGCAGGGCACGGTGACAGGTCGCTCCTGACGCTCTGCTGTGGAGGCTACCAATGAGACAAAGGAAAACCAAGACGTGCAGGAGAGAGGCACTCCGGTCGGCTGGGGCTAGTGCCTGGGAACCAAACTCCTGTGGAGAAGGCCCTGGAGGATGCTTTGGCCGCAAGTGACCAGGAGCGTCTCCCTGGGGTTGAAGGGCACCCCCAGCTCTCCATGGGGACTCCAATGGGCTTAGGCTCCAGGCAGTTCTGAGCCAGGCTTCTTACCCTAGGAAGCCAATCCAACTAGACTACAATGCCAAGGCCCCATTTCCAAACCATGCCAGGGTAGGGGTATAGGCCGAGTGCTAAGCACAAGCAGCTGAGGTCCCCACTGCAGGGCGGGCACCCCCACGCCTGTTTCCTCCAGCAGGTCAGGGCAGCAGCTCTGCCCCTGCGCCCTTCCTTGCGGAGATCTCCCCTCTCCAACAATGGTTACCTGCTCTGCTAGGGTAGCAGGGGGCGAGGCCAGCCCTCCCGAGGACATGCACCCTGACCCCCAGTGCACAGAGAAAAACAACCCAGAGAACAAGTTCGGGGCAGGGATGATGCAGCAGGTGACAGGGTGGGGACTGTGGGACCACAGCAGTTGAAGGCAAGATGGAGATGCCAGCAAAGGCCAGAGGGAGGAGCCTTGGCAGAGGGAACCACTTGGGGGAGCAagcccagggcaggcagggcagcCCTGGTGGGTGGGAGCCAGGGGTTGGCGGAAGGAACTGAGGGCAGGTACATGATCCCCACCTGCCACAAAGCCCCACAAAACACTCAACCACCTTTTCATCCAAAATCAAGGCTGTATTTACCTTCATTGGTTGATGTGAGAACAGACTGTTTAAAATAACCGGGGTCTACCGTGAAAACATGGGGTTGAAAATACAGAACGGAATAAAGCAAACAGCCAAGGATGGCCAAACCGAGGCTCCAACGCTCAGGAAACAGGTGTGGACGTCAGGAAAGAAGGGATACTGACAAGAGGGTACAGTGACATCATGGGGTTATGAAAGTAAGACTGAAACCGAAAGGAAATCATGCCAAAGCCTTGGCCGGTGGGAGAACATGAGACCGATGTCTTCTGATGGCCTCCGTGGAGAAGAAACACAGGTTATTTCTTTTGTGATCAGCCTTGAGCCTCTTTACCTCCCAATCCCTACTCATCTGGGGTGGATCCCCAGGCCACCGCACAACCAGCCCGAGGTGCACGCACATCCCAGGGCCACTCCGCAGTCCCCCAGCGGCCTGGCCGCTCAAGCGCTTGCATAGTTGAAGGATGTTGCTGCCATTAAACGTCTGAGGGCAGTTCCAACTGACAGCGGGTGGGTTGTTGTGACCACCTTAAACAAACAACCAGAGAAATTTCTAGAAACTGTTTTTATAAAGTCTACCTAGGTTAAGAATTTAATAacatcatatatttatattaacagACTAtttacagtttcatttttctttttaaaaaaacaaaccgaAAAAGAAACCCTTTTACACTTCTGCATAATAAGGCAAAAAAAGCTTTGTACATTATTATCTTAATATATATCTGTAACTTCGGTTCCAAGTACCAAGGGAGGGTCAGGGCCAGGCCTGAGTGGGGGCCTCACAGTGCATTGGACAAAATGACCGTTTTTTTCCAccataaataagacaaaaaaaaccCCAGGGGCTCTGGAGACAGATCTGAGGCCATTAAATTGCAAAACCAAACtaaaagtaaaaaagcaaaagTGTCTTTCGTTTCTCTTAAGTGTCTAAAGAGcacaaagttgaaaaaaatacaaatctatTAAAAATGCTTCTCACCTGTGGGAAAAAAGGTacaaacttgaattttttttttttccagtagcctAATCTCAAGCTCGGAAAACAAAAGATCACCCCCAGAAAAGCTGTGTGTGACACCCCCGACGCTGCGAGTGGAAAAGTGAGCGTCGCCACCCCAGGGCCGATGGAACTGTGCTTAGGTTCTAGAAACGGACGTTTAGAAAAGTGGACAGCAGTGCGTTCCTGGAGGGGACCCGCACGCGCGGTGGGAGTGGGCCCGCGGCCACTACCGCGCCTCCACCTCCTGGGGGTTGCGGGACGGGGAGTAGTCGCGGGCCTCGCCCGGCGCGCGAGCCCCCAGCGGCGTAGTCCTGCTCCGCGGCTGCCCCGGGGGCGTGGGGGGCCCGCCTGCGGCCACCAGCGGCGGCGGCGCGCCAAGCGCGGCAGCGGCAGTGGGCGGGGTCCGCGCCAGGAGACTGTTGTGCAGCGCGGCGGGCGCGAGGCGCGGGTAGTGCAGGGCGCCCAGCGCCGGCAGCAGCGTCGCGCCGTCCAGGTGCGCGGCCCGGGCGCGCTCTAGCTCGTCGCGGCGCGCCTCCCGCAGGCGCTCGGGGCTGTAGTCGTGCGGTTCGCGGTCCCGGTAGGGGCGCTCGGGCGGCTCGAGGAGGGCGGCGGGGCCCGGTCCCGGCGGGGCGCGGCGGGGCAGCTCCGGGCCGCGGTAGGCGTCGCGCGGCGGCTCCCACGCGAAGGCCGGGCGCTCGCGGCCCGCGGGGCCCGGGCCAGGCTGTGGGGGCACGTCGCCATCCTCACCGCGCTCCTCCTTGACCTTCACGTCGCTCTGGGGCTGCTCGGCCAGCGCCTCTTGCGGCTTCCCAGGCTCGCGGCCCAGGAGACCGGCCAGGCGCAGGCCCTCCCCCAGGGCCATCTTGCTGGGCTTGGGGCCATCCTCCCTGGCCGGGGAGTGGCTCTCCTTGATGCGGAGCTCAGCCTCGCGTTCGGCGGGGATCCCGGGCCGGCCCGGATCGCCCTGGCCCCGGAGCACGAGGCCACTGCCTGGGTGGCCCACGGGCGCCGCTGGAGAGGCCCGGCTCAGCAGGCGTGTCTTTTCCAGGAGGTCCCTGGGAgcgacaacacacacacacccccgctCAGCCTGACGGGACACCCTGCAGCGAGTTCCTCTGCCACCAAGTTCCCACCTAATGTGGCACCATCACCATCCACTGAAGTGACCTCAGGGTccttgtgtgtgtgggtgtgtgtccaCGTGTGATTGCACGCTAGGTTCCTGTGCAATCACTGCTAGTGGCACCCATCAACACACACATGGTGATCATAACCCACACCCCCACAAGGGCATCCCCATACCTGCCTCCCCCACACGGGCAACTCTGGAGCCCAACTTTGCAACAGAAGCACAGACTTCACCAGAACCCAGAGAACTTTGGGAAGTTCCACCCGCCTCAGACCCACTGATCCACTGATCTGGAGGGATGGGGTTCTGAAATCCCCTTCTGGTGGGTGTGTGTGGCCCAGCTGGGGCTCACCAGAGttccacccaccccatcccagtcCGGTTCTCACCCATGAGGTGCCACTCTGGACGTTTTAGCCCTTTGGCCCTGAGGCTGGGAGCAAGGGGGGCATGACCTCCACCCTGAtgtggggctgggagggcagcTGAGCTTGAGCACATCAGGTGCCCAGGTCCCCCCAACCTCACTGCTGCACCTGGCTACCCTTACTGCACTTGCAGCCCGCCCTCTTGACCCTGATGTCCCTGCGGGGGGCTGCAGTTCCCTGGGCTCCTGACCCTCTGCGGTGACAGTGATGGTTGTAGGATGTGAGCAGGCCCTGGGGTGCTCCCCGGCACCCTTCCTGGGGCCTGTGACAAATGTCCCCCTCATCTTCTAGATCACCCCCTCCCTCACTGTCCTCTCAGGCTCTGCCCAACACCTAGCTTGCAGCAATGCCCAGACCTGGCCGGAAGGGCTGGCCAGGGAGCCTTCCCCTGCTCCTGTCTGCATGGCTGGCCCATGACTCCTCCAGAACCAAGTCCCGGACTCTGCTGCTCCCGTTAATGCAggctccctcctgccctgccctggcctAGCTCTGCTGCCCgtggggtgaggagggggaaCACACCACCTCAGCCCCCATCCTCCAGCTCAAGGGCTCCCCGCAGGTCTACCTCCCAGACCTGGCACCCTCTGGTGGTTCAGCAGCCCCCCTCCGGCACTGCCCTGCAGGTCTGAGCTACCTCTAGACCTACCATGTCCAGAAGCCCACCATCCCTGCCAGGGCCTTGGTGGAAGTGACCCTTATCCCGGATGGTACCTGCCCAGATCGTGCCCCAGCAAGAGTCTTCTGTGGCAACAAGGTGGAGAGTATGTGGACTCGGGGGTTCCCCTCCCCTGGTCTTTCCTACCCCAAAGACGCAGTCTTCGCGTCCTCCCACAGAAGATTTCCGTGTGCCCTCTTGGGTTCAGGAGAGGTGGCTTGGGGCTGCAGGTGCTGGGGGGGGCCAAAGTCGGGGCGGCAGGGAGCTGGCAGAACGGGTGGGTGGAGGGGCCCCAACTCACCGGTCCCGCCCCTCCTTGCCCTTGTCCAGCTCCCGGCTGTGGTTGGTCAGGGCTGAGACCCGCTCGGCATCTAAAGGCTTGGGCCACGGGGGTGGCGTGGGGAAGGAGGGTGGCGCTCGGTGCAGCCGGTTCCAGGCCTcgtgggggctgggcaggccaTGCAGCGTGGGGCCCTCCTTGGGGGCAAAGATGCTGCCGCCGCCGGGAGCTGGGGAAGGGGTTGGCAGCAGAGGGTGAGGCCAGGGGGCCAGGGAGGAGCACACACAGGGAGATGCCCAACCCCAGACCCTGAGGAGACGAGGGCCAACAGTCCGCCCGGTGTCCCTGTAGCCCTGATGCACGCCCGTGCCCGTGTGAAGGGAGAGAAGGCGGCAGGGTCACTCACTCAGCGCGTGGCTGCCAAGGCCTCCGAAGGCGTTGCTGcccaggctccccaggccccCGAAGGTGCTTGATCTGCTGAAAGGGTCTGTGGGTGCAACAAGCACTCAGGAATTTCTGTGTGCACCAAGCCCTCCCCTACCCCGGGGCTCCAGAACCTGGCAGGTACCACCTGCACAATCTGAGGGTGCCCTGGCTCTTGGGGGTCAGCACAGGCCAGCCAGACTGCACAGACCTCAGGGACACCTACCTGTCAAGTGACCAGTGGGCAGGAAGCTGCCAGGATGCGCTGAGGGTCCGAATGGGTTGGCGGCGGGATGGGTGGCACCTGGAGAGGGGGGAAGACTGTTGGAGGCGTGGGTGCACCTGGGGCTCCATCTGTGCCTCCTTCCCAGGGTGGTGCACCCTGGCTGCTCCACCTCCCCATCCAAACTCAGGACCAGCTAGGAGGTAGGCTTTCATCTCCCTGAATCTGGAAGGCCACGACgcaggggagcagggaggaaggTGCTGATAGTAGTGAGCCCCCAGCGGAGAAGGGCAGAGAGAAGGCCTGAGGTTGAGCCTTCTTGAGGGGCTACTCCCGCAGCCAGCTACCCTCCGAGGTCCTAACCAGAGCTAACAAACAATCCTGGTCGTTTGACAGTGGGTGTGGCTTGGTCCAGACGAACAATGGCCTGAAGATGGCAGCCCCTCCGGTGGTGTCCCCTGGCTGCTGGCCACAGCCCACAAGCATCAGTGCGGAATCAGCCCCGCTCCCCCAACGCCTCCAGAACCGAATGTGGAGGGCAGCCAAGTGGGCCTGGCTCCGAGAAGGGGCTGCTGGGTCAAGGGCAGACCCTGCTGCTTAGGGTGTCCCACCTTCTGTCTAGAGGCGAATTTCTGGTGAGACCTGTGAGAGGGGCGCCCCCTCCTGTCTCTCCAGCTCCCTCCACCTGTTAGGGGACCCTAACAATGGAGTGCTCCGTCTGCCTGCTGTGGGTGTCACAGGTGGGCTCCTCCACCCAGACAAACACAGGTTTAGTTCCCAGAGAGCTTCCACCTAGAAACGTGATCTCATTTCTAAGTGACCTTATGAAGAGATCGAACCAGAAGTTAGGAAACAGCTGGTCCCAGTGCTGAAAAGGATGCTATAAGAGCACTTGGAGGGCAGTCAGGGAAATGTGCTGCCTTACAAAGCTACACCTCAAGAAAAGGCCAACGAGCTGATACTCCCTGGGAAAGAGGATGGCAACATGCACACAGATGGAAGAAACACTCACACCAGATGGGGGGGTGGGCGACCAGGCGTCAGGCAGGGACAGCAGGGCCCTGGTCTAGGTGGGGCATGTGCTGGGGCAAGTGGACGCACAGCAGGATGAGGCCGTGGGTGGAGGGAAGCATGGGGGGCCCAGGCCACAGTCTGTAGGATAAGGCCTAAGAAGTCTGCTGGCTGCCAGGGCTGAGGCCCAGATGGGAGGCGCTCTGCTTTCTGAGGAACCAGACACCTGGGAGATGCCTCTGCCCTGGCtggggactggaggccatgaggGTGGTGGAGTGGGGGCTGGGAAGAGCCGGCCAGCTCACAGGCCAGCCGGCATGATCCCATCACACCGGTGCACTAACGGGCTGCCTGCACAGACTGACAGCGGGTGGGGGTGAGCAAGCATGAGCTTGTGGCAGGGTGTGAGCGGGGTGGATGTACAGAGTGGTCAGGGAAGgtcctctgaggaggtgacatccTTCAAGGGCCTGACAGCTGGGGAAGAGGCAGCAGCAGCCCTGTGGGCTCCAGACCATCAACCTGAGGACTGCTGCATGGTTGCCCTGCGTCGGCATCTGGGAACCTGGGTTTCAGGAGGTTCCTCACCTTCCTCTGATAGGAATACCTCACTCACATGTGCTCAGATTGTTTGTGCAAACAGTGTGGTTTGTGCTGAGCACTCGCTTTCCTTCCGGGAGTCTGGGTTTTGGTCCAGGCAGACACAGGTGCCTACATGACTGGCCCCCAGTAAGAAGCCGGGGTGCTGGGTCCCCACAAGCTTCCTTGGGAGACAGCCTCTTGCCCTGTTGTCAGGGCTCCTTTCCGGGGAATAAAGTGCATCCTGGGGCTCCTCAGGCAGTGCTCAGGAGACACCCGACTtccaccctcctccccttccttgcCGACAGATGCGTGTCCCTTGGCTGCAAGGCATACGGCTGGGGGTGTGTGAGACGTAGGCCGAGTCCTGGGAGTGCCGCAAGCCTAGGGGTAGTCCTAGGGACCCAACACAGTGAGGCTGTGGTGTGGCTGCTGGCGGAGGTGAACACGGGACAGAGGCTCTGGAGCAGGTTCCCACCATTCGGACAACAGCCGAACACGGGCCAGAGCATGGGCGGGGTCAGGTCAGCTGTGGGGACACCTCCAGGGGGCGAGGGAGAAGCCTGAGGCAGGCAGGACTGCCAGACCCCACCTGCTACAGCTGGAGAAACAAAAGCGCCGCCCAAGCAGCCGGAGCCCTCCTGAGCCCACACCAGCCAGAGGAGAAAGGCGAGACCGCGTCTGCTGGGCCATCCCCAGGCCTGCACGCTGGCAGGGGCCGCCAGCTCCCCTGGGCCAGGCCGCCTTACCCGAGCTGGAGAAGAGGGGCCGGGCCAGGTCCTGTGGGTAGTGGAATCCGGCGAACACGCCCGGGGCGGGGGGTCTGCTGAACAAGTCCAGCTTGGTGCCCACGTCCAGCTTGTGGGGCTCCAGCTGCATCTGCCGGGACAGAGCGTGTATAGGGGCCGGAGGCCGGGCCTCTGTCCTGCTCGCCACCAGGCTGCCGATGAGCTGGACAACAAGGTGTGATGCCCCCTGCTCCGCTGGCCTCGCTCAGTGGGCGGAGAGACAGGTAAGAGTCATCCTGACCATGTGTCAGCGATGTGGGGTAACCGAAACGTCGTCACGTGCGGTCGATATAGGAGGTTCCCGATTGCAGCGTTTCGCTCCTGTTTATATGGTCTTTGAAAGCTGGTGTTTTACACTTAAAACTCATCTCAATTTGGATGCTACATTTTCATTAGAAATACTGTTTAGATTTTGTAAAGTTGAGTTGGAAAAGTACATGCGCATACCCGAGTCTTTCCAGTTTTCTAATGGCTAAGTTTACCAagagtattaaaatttaaatgtattaaataaaacTAAGATGCCAGTCCCTGGGTCATAGGGCCACGGGAGGCACGGGGTGGGCCGAGTCTGTCCTAGTTCTTCCTGCTGTGGTGACAACAGAGGGTtgccccccaccctgcctcctccACTGCACCTTCCAGGCACCCTGCCTGAGTGTCTGCCTGTTAATCCATCATAAATCCCTTTCTGTGACTTGTCCTTTGTAACCCACTCAGGGCGtgataaggagaaggcaatggcaccccactccagtactcttgcctggaaaatcccatgggcggaggagcctggtgggctgtagtccatggggtcgctaagagttggacatgactaagcaacttcactttcacttttcactttcatgcattggagaaggaaatggcaacccactccagtgttcttgcctggagaatcccagggacgggggagcctggtgggctgctgtctatggggtcgcagagtcggacacgactgaagtgacttagcagtagcagtatggcGTGATGATTTAAAAATACCTTGAATAAGGGTAATGTGTTACCTGAGATGACACACAAAAAGTGTGGAGACTCTTCTGTGATACAGGGTGTGGGGTCCCTTTCTGGCCTCCCTCAGCGCCCCAGCCCACTGCCCCTGGCTGCAAGTCCCCAGGATTCCCAGGGCTGCCTCTTCCCTGAATTGCTCAGCCAGGGCATCTGGCATCACCCATTGCGGGGAGGATGGCCTCAAGCTGGGTTCCTCTTCACCACCTGTCCCCCCCAGGAGCATGCAGGCTCCGTGACCACTTAGGTTCATCTTTGTCCATGGCCCACAGCAGACACTTAATAAACACTTGGGGGGAAGGGGGGACCAGGCCAAAGGCCCCCTGGGAGGGCTTGACTGACAGCAGGGAGGCTCACAGGGTCAGCTCCTCTCTAACCCTGCCTGGGTCATCCCGGGTGACAGGTGGAAGTGACTTTGAGCTCCCCATACACTTCTGTCCTGCTCCCCAGCTCCGACCCCTGCTGGCCCGGCCCAGCGCTGGGGCGAGGGGCACATGCGCACATGTGTGGACGCTGGGGAGGGCCTGGCCCAAGAAGGGCGCTCTCTGAGCCGCAGGCCTGGCTGGCAGGACGAGCAGTCCAGCTCACCTTTATCTTCTGCTGATGGTGGTAGATCTGCCAGGCGATCTGCACGTGCACAGCGCACCACTTCCCCGGCTTCTGCGACGGGGGGATGGGCTCAGCCTCGCGGCCAGAACCGtctcctcactccccacccccagatccCTGCTGTCACAGGGCACCCCTGTGCCACCCAAGAGAGTCCTCCCTGGCCTCAGACCCTCCCGGAAGGTCCCACCGGGCCCCTTCCTCCCAAGGCgagacacacacaggcacacacacagaccttACACATGcaagcacgcacacactcacCCTGATTGCTGTCCGGTACGGGTCGGACACCTGCTGTCAACAGAGGAGGAAGTGTTAGACCCAGGCTCTGCAAGCAGTCAAGCCcagaggggttggggagggggcacTATGTGAGCCTCATGGAGCCATGCTGGCTGGACGCCCACCCGGGAAGGAGAGACGCAAGAACACCACTGCCACCTACCCCGGGGGCTTTCTGCAGGAGGGTGTGAACCACACTGGCCCGGCCTGTTAACTCGAGTGGGTTTGAAGTCTGAGGGGAGAGAGGGACACCACACGAGACCACTGTGCAGGCTCCGTGCCCAGGTGGCACCAAACCCCCCCAGGGCACCGGTGTCTGCCTTGCCCTGTGAGGCCCTGCACGCTGTCACCCAGGATGGTCTGGCCCCACCACATCCTCCATCCGGAGGTTTCTGAAAAGGCGGCAGGAGAAGGCTCTGATCGCTGTGCTGTGTGAAGGCAGCCCGCTGCAGGGAAGGTGAGCAGAGCAAGCCAGCTCCCTGGTGCCTGGGCCTCCGGCAGTGTGGACAGCCATGGATGGCTGCTGTCCACACTCTACCTCTGCTCCTCTGCActgctcctcccaccccccaaccccagtgcTCCCAGCTGAGGAGAGAACAAGTGAAGCAAGGCTCTCCTGGCCCCGAAGGTCAAGATATTCTGCACTCGGGTGAAGGCCCTTCAGGTGCCACCTGGGATCATGACTGCCCTGAGAGATGCTGGattatggggggggggggcggtcctGCAGCCCCTGCCCACCGTGCCCACACCCTCCCGGGAGCAGCTGGTACCTTGGGCTGAAAAGCACCCTGCAGGGATCCAAAGGGGCCTGGGTGTGGGAGCAGGGCGGGCAGTCCTGGGACGGCAGGAGGGAAGGGCGGGAAAAACTGCAAGAGAAGGCGGGAGGGGTGTTCCAGGGGCCTCGCCGGGCACTCGGACATCCTGGGCAGGGGCACTGGGCCTGGCCCTCTGGCCCCCACCCTGCCACGCCTGCACTAGGTGGGAGGCTACACAGACAAGGCGCagcctgacccccaccccccaccctgcctggTGACCCCAGGGCACGCAGGGACACTCACGTGGGAATGTCGGAAGTAGGGGCTGTCCAGCTTGGGCGTGTACTTGTCAAACtggaagggaaggaggcagagagtgAGGCCTCCCAGCCTTGCTGATGCCTCCATTGGCCAAGCGCCCACCCACACCGCCAGGCCGGGCAGCGGCCAGAATGAGGCTGGCGGCCCCCAGCCAGCTATCCTCCAGGCTCCCTGAGG is a genomic window of Bos javanicus breed banteng chromosome 17, ARS-OSU_banteng_1.0, whole genome shotgun sequence containing:
- the FBRSL1 gene encoding fibrosin-1-like protein isoform X8; this translates as MEAKVRQSRRSRAQRDRGRRREAARDARDQSASSGDEPEPGPGKENTGLPRAPPPRAAAARPPRRRRRESSSQEEEVIDGFAIASFSTLEALEKDMALKPHERKEKWERRLVKKPREAENCPSAEPSENGRPLEAGSSEQDLETPCDRGKKKVPLQPTKQMKVAVSRVGDHNSDGDSFREATSSRRSSSRDQLSDSSAQAVSGRGYSCDSESDGDDKASVGSEKLFAPAADKGHTLGEKSEAKTGAAPKVSGLERSRELSTEPPFLAPVRSPAPVLPSASTAASPLVKKEAPALPRLAPQLPPASSQPRAPLLTHVPLPQGVFPGPGPAAHNGLHSLSRSSSASSGASLGLAKHASLSPHGPGPHLSTSHLALRSQAQHQHHAAAMFAAPPTLPPPPALPANSLVIPGHPADASLLISFSQPIMYCQPHSGILIDHELLRQELNARFLVQSAPLGPGALLRAEFHQHQHTHQHTHQHQHTFAPFPAGPPPPPLLPHAAPPPFDKYTPKLDSPYFRHSHFFPPFPPAVPGLPALLPHPGPFGSLQGAFQPKVSDPYRTAIRKPGKWCAVHVQIAWQIYHHQQKIKMQLEPHKLDVGTKLDLFSRPPAPGVFAGFHYPQDLARPLFSSSGATHPAANPFGPSAHPGSFLPTGHLTDPFSRSSTFGGLGSLGSNAFGGLGSHALTPGGGSIFAPKEGPTLHGLPSPHEAWNRLHRAPPSFPTPPPWPKPLDAERVSALTNHSRELDKGKEGRDRDLLEKTRLLSRASPAAPVGHPGSGLVLRGQGDPGRPGIPAEREAELRIKESHSPAREDGPKPSKMALGEGLRLAGLLGREPGKPQEALAEQPQSDVKVKEERGEDGDVPPQPGPGPAGRERPAFAWEPPRDAYRGPELPRRAPPGPGPAALLEPPERPYRDREPHDYSPERLREARRDELERARAAHLDGATLLPALGALHYPRLAPAALHNSLLARTPPTAAAALGAPPPLVAAGGPPTPPGQPRSRTTPLGARAPGEARDYSPSRNPQEVEAR
- the FBRSL1 gene encoding fibrosin-1-like protein isoform X9, whose amino-acid sequence is MEAKVRQSRRSRAQRDRGRRREAARDARDQSASSGDEPEPGPGKENTGLPRAPPPRAAAARPPRRRRRESSSQEEEVIDGFAIASFSTLEALEKDMALKPHERKEKWERRLVKKPREAENCPSAEPSENGRPLEAGSSEQDLETPCDRGKKKVPLQPTKQMKVAVSRVGDHNSDGDSFREATSSRRSSSRDQLSDSSAQAVSGRGYSCDSESDGDDKASVGSEKLFAPAADKGHTLGEKSEAKTGAAPKVSGLERSRELSTEPPFLAPVRSPAPVLPSASTAASPLVKKEAPALPRLAPQLPPASSQPRAPLLTHVPLPQGVFPGPGPAAHNGLHSLSRSSSASSGASLGLAKHASLSPHGPGPHLSTSHLALRSQAQHQHHAAAMFAAPPTLPPPPALPANSLVIPGHPADASLLISFSQPIMYCQPHSGILIDHELLRQELNARFLVQSAPLGPGALLRAEFHQHQHTHQHTHQHQHTFAPFPAGPPPPPLLPHAAPPPFDKYTPKLDSPYFRHSHFFPPFPPAVPGLPALLPHPGPFGSLQGAFQPKQVSDPYRTAIRPGKWCAVHVQIAWQIYHHQQKIKMQLEPHKLDVGTKLDLFSRPPAPGVFAGFHYPQDLARPLFSSSGATHPAANPFGPSAHPGSFLPTGHLTDPFSRSSTFGGLGSLGSNAFGGLGSHALTPGGGSIFAPKEGPTLHGLPSPHEAWNRLHRAPPSFPTPPPWPKPLDAERVSALTNHSRELDKGKEGRDRDLLEKTRLLSRASPAAPVGHPGSGLVLRGQGDPGRPGIPAEREAELRIKESHSPAREDGPKPSKMALGEGLRLAGLLGREPGKPQEALAEQPQSDVKVKEERGEDGDVPPQPGPGPAGRERPAFAWEPPRDAYRGPELPRRAPPGPGPAALLEPPERPYRDREPHDYSPERLREARRDELERARAAHLDGATLLPALGALHYPRLAPAALHNSLLARTPPTAAAALGAPPPLVAAGGPPTPPGQPRSRTTPLGARAPGEARDYSPSRNPQEVEAR
- the FBRSL1 gene encoding fibrosin-1-like protein isoform X3, with protein sequence MEAKVRQSRRSRAQRDRGRRREAARDARDQSASSGDEPEPGPGKENTGLPRAPPPRAAAARPPRRRRRESSSQEEEVIDGFAIASFSTLEALEKDMALKPHERKEKWERRLVKKPREAENCPSAEPSENGRPLEAGSSEQDLETPCDRGKKKVPLQPTKQMKVAVSRVGDHNSDGDSFREATSSRRSSSRDQLSDSSAQAVSGRGYSCDSESDGDDKASVGSEKLFAPAADKGHTLGEKSEAKTGAAPKVSGLERSRELSTEPPFLAPVRSPAPVLPSASTAASPLVKKEAPALPRLAPQLPPASSQPRAPLLTHVPLPQGVFPGPGPAAHNGLHSLRSSSASSGASLGLAKHASLSPHGPGPHLSTSHLALRSQAQHQHHAAAMFAAPPTLPPPPALPANSLVIPGHPADASLLISFSQPIMYCQPHSGILIDHELLRQELNARFLVQSAPLGPGALLRAEFHQHQHTHQHTHQHQHTFAPFPAGPPPPPLLPHAAPPPFDKYTPKLDSPYFRHSHFFPPFPPAVPGLPALLPHPGPFGSLQGAFQPKTSNPLELTGRASVVHTLLQKAPGQVSDPYRTAIRKPGKWCAVHVQIAWQIYHHQQKIKMQLEPHKLDVGTKLDLFSRPPAPGVFAGFHYPQDLARPLFSSSGATHPAANPFGPSAHPGSFLPTGHLTDPFSRSSTFGGLGSLGSNAFGGLGSHALTPGGGSIFAPKEGPTLHGLPSPHEAWNRLHRAPPSFPTPPPWPKPLDAERVSALTNHSRELDKGKEGRDRDLLEKTRLLSRASPAAPVGHPGSGLVLRGQGDPGRPGIPAEREAELRIKESHSPAREDGPKPSKMALGEGLRLAGLLGREPGKPQEALAEQPQSDVKVKEERGEDGDVPPQPGPGPAGRERPAFAWEPPRDAYRGPELPRRAPPGPGPAALLEPPERPYRDREPHDYSPERLREARRDELERARAAHLDGATLLPALGALHYPRLAPAALHNSLLARTPPTAAAALGAPPPLVAAGGPPTPPGQPRSRTTPLGARAPGEARDYSPSRNPQEVEAR